Part of the uncultured Desulfobacter sp. genome, TCCAAAACCCCAGACGCAGGAACAGGGTTTCACCGGTCGCGTCGTCCACCCCGTCGTTATCCGTTACGGCATAGGCCTGTCCGTCGGCAGCCACAGCCAGTCCCTCAAGTTTTTCAGCCGTCCAGATGCTTGCATCGGTCATCTTCGGCAGCAAATCCCCAAGTAGCCTCTTATCCAGTGTGACAAGCCCGTCGGCATCGGCCAAGGTGCGAAATTCAGCAGCGGCAAGATCAACTCCATACACCGCTTTCAGTTCAGCATTAAGGCCGGTACTCGGCCCCCAGCCTTTGTCTCGCTCGATGACGGCAAAGGTGCCGTCCGGCAGAAGCGTCAGCTCGGACAGTCCGATCCAGCCGCCATTGCCCTCTGCTTCCAGGGGATAATAGACAAAGGACCAGGCGCCGGTGGCCACATCATAACGGCCGATTTTGGTGTGAACCTTGTCCGTGTCACCGCTGTCCGGCCAGGCGCGCTGAATTGCCACATAAACGACCTCAGCACCGGCGTTACCGGTTACGGCAATACCTTCAAACCCATTCTTACGGGCTTTGGATTCCAGTTCTTCGGGCAATTTCACCTTGCTCAACACCCCACCGGTTTCGGGGTTCACGTTAAGAATCAGATTGGGGCGGCCGTCATCGCCTTTGGCGTTGCCTTCACTGCATACCCAGAAACTGCCGTCAGGCCCCACGGCAACGCCTTCAAGGTCAAGGTCCTCGCCGGCACCAGTCACCGGCAGACGGTCAACAATTAAGGCAGGTTTTTGGGAAACATCAATGGTATAAACAAACCCTTGGGCAAGAAAGGAATCACTCACCGCATAAAGGATATCGGGATTTTCCGGATCACCGGCAAGACCGGACAGGGCCACCCAGGGAATGGGTACGCCGTCGTCGTCAGAAGCCGAACGAATCATGGGATAGGCAGGTGCCCCTTTTTTAAGCTGGTAAATATTGATCATGGTGGCAATTCCGTCTTTGGCCAGATCCATCTCCTCGGTGGAAGCCACAAACAGATTGCGCTGGGGAATGGCTTTCAACCCCTCGGGACCGATACCTGTGGGCAGCACCTGCAAAGGTTTGACCCCACCGGATTTGGTCAAGTAGTAGACCCCCACAGCATTGCAGCGTTCGGACCCCACAAAAAGCAGGGTCTGATTTTTACCGTAAACACCGACTTCAACGGCCTCGGGTTCACAGCCTTTATTTTCCGAACGGCCTTCATTGTAATGCCCCATGGAGGCCAGCCACAGTTCAAAGGATTCGGCGGAGTCATAGACGGCCTCTCCTTTGGTATTAAAAATGGTAAATCCGCGGCTGCCGCCCTCTTCTCCATCTTTATCCTCATAATCGCCTTCATTGGCCGTGGCAAAAAAATTGTTATTGATCCAGGCGACGGCATCAGGCTCGGCACGTTTTTCGATCCGGCTGTTAAATTCGATCAGATCGTTTTCCTCGGTATCCACATGGTTCAATACCACAGATCCGGCAGAAAACTGATTCACCGTCTTGCCGGTGACAAGGTCTACAATGGCCAGATGGTTATTTTCCTGGAACGTGACAACCGCCTGGTTGCGCCGGTTGATGTCGACATATTCAGCTTCCAGGTCAGATCCTGCAAAGGCGGCGTCTTTCACATCGGAAAGGTCGGCTTCGGTGATCTTCCAATTTGCGGCAGCCCCACGAAGATCAACGATCAGCAGGGTGCCGGACGGCAGTTGGGGAAGAAGCCCGTCGTTGAGATCTTCGTCCCGCTCATTTTCAATCACAATGGCGGCGCGTTTGTGATCCGGGGCCAGGGCCAGGGAATCGGGCTGACCGCCCAGCTCATGTACGGCAACAATCCGGCGGGTTTTGCGATGCACCACCACCAGCTGACCGGAAGGATTGTCATAACTGTCGGATGTGTTGACACCCACCAACACCAAAGGATCAAGCACCACAAGGCTGGTCGGCTCACCGCCCACGGATACGGTACCCTGCCCGACCGGATTGGCCGGATCAGCAATATTCACAAAGCCGATGGCCCCGTTTTCCCCGTCCGTATAGACCAGTTGTTTACCGTTGCCTGTCACGTCAACAATTTCTGCAACGCCGGATCCGTTGCCCGCCATAACATCAAATGTGCCGACATGATGGAAACGCTGCTGGGCTGTATTTTTATGATGACTATCTTTCATTATTAATCCATGGCCGTTGGCAAACACCGCAACCGGACACAGGCTCAGCATAAGCCCGGCGGCTGCAGCGACAAGCTTTTTCATAGTTTTTCTCCTCTATTCTTGGGTGGTGAGAATTAAAAAATCCCGGAAAAGTGAAAACGGCTCCACGTTAGGGATTTGGGAACAACCATTCAGCTATAGATAGAGAATGTTACCGTAACATTAGCAATAAATTTTAATACTGTTGGGAAAAATGGAGGCGGGAGGGAATAGACAGGCCTTTTTACCCGCATTCAATGCGGGTAAAAAGAGGCTCTATGATGGACGTTATTGTTTCATCACCTTTACACCACAGGTGTTATCAGCGTTATCGATCAGCGCCATAGGTTTTAAGATATGTTTCAATCTTTGCTTTCATTGGGTCATCCAGAACAATTTTGCCGGCGACCTCCCGATTGTGAAGAAAATCAATGATTTCACGGATGGTGACAATGGCGAAAATGGGAATGCCAAGGGTATCGGCCACCTCTGCCAGGGCATTTTTGTCTGTTTTTCCCTTTTCCTGGCGGTTGACGCTGATGATGATGCCGCACACCTGGGGATCGTTACATCCTTTTAAAACTTCCAGGGATTCCCGGATGGCTTTACCCGATGTAATGACGTCATCCACCAGAATCAATCGGGTGTCCGAGCTCAGCGGCATGCCCACCACAGCACTTTTGTCAGCATAGGTTTTGGCTTCCTTGCGATTGAACACATATCCTTTGTCAATGCCCATGTCGGCCAGGGCAGAGGCTGCCGTGATGCACAACGGAATCCCTTTGTAGGCAGGCCCGTAAATCCCGTGAAAATTGTCTTTAAAGTGGGCGTTAATGGCTTTGGCATAATAGGTGCCCAGCTTTTGAATCTTTGCGCCGGTGTCAAACATGCCGGTGTTGATAAAATAGGGCGCAATCCGACCGCTTTTCAGTTCAAATTCACCGAACTTCAGGGCATTGCACTCTACCAAAAACTCTATAAATTCCTCTTTATAATTCATCTATCATCCTTCTTTTCACTGGCATCGCCAGGTGGCATACTCATTTAAGGGGACCGGTTGACCCGTCTTCAACAATGCCCGGGTATTAAAATCTTCCATGGTTCTCAACATTTTCGAGCCGAATACCGGCCCATCTTTGCACACCACAGCATGTCCACAGACACAGGCTCCACACACCCCGAACCCACATCGCATGTATCGCTCCAGGGAAACCTGGCAGGGGATGCCGTGGGCTTCACAGATCTCAAACACCTTGGCCATCATGATCTCCGGGCCGCAGGCATAGACCATATCAAACCCAGGGGCAGATGCTGCCGACAAGTCTTCTATTTTCCGGACCAGGATATCCGTCACAAATCCTTTATATCCCTTTGAGCCGTCATCGGTACAGATTTCAGCGTTGGCCGTAAACCTGTCCGGGTAAAGCAGAAAAGACTTGGACCGGGCCCCCTGGATCAACTGAATTTCAGGTCCGTCAGCGGACTGAAACGCCTCCACAAGGGGCGCAAGGGGGGCCATGCCGCAGCCGCCGGCCACAACGGCAACCCGTTTATAACCGATTCCCATATTAAATCCGTTGCCAAAGGGTCCGCGGATACCAATTTTATCTCCAGGCCCAAGGGAAACGGCTTTTTTAGAAAAAAGCCCCTTGGCTTCCACGGTAATACCGAAGCGGTCCGGACTGTGATGGGAAATGGTATAAGGTTTTTCATCCACGCCGGGAATCCACACCATGACAAACCGGCCCGGTTTAAAGTCAATGGATTCATTGATATAAAGGGTGGCAAACTCAGGGCTGTGAACTTCTTTTTCCGCCACTTTAACCATGGCGGGCATCAACTGTGTAATCATAGGGCCTCCCTGTGGGCTGCACCCCGGATCTCTTCCATGGTGGTGTCGCGGGCCGCCAGCCAGTCATCGATCTCTTTATTTACCTTATCAAACACAGTGATTCCCCTATATCTTACGGCCGTGCCGATTCCCACAAGCGTTGCCCCGGCCATGATGATCTCCAGGGCATCTTTTCCCGTGCTGATGCCGCCCAGGCCAATGATAGGAATGGATACGGACCGGAAAATATCGTACACACAGCGCACGGCAACGGGTTTGATCATGGGACCGGAAAGTCCGCCCTTTTTAAAGGCAAGCACAGGCTGCCGGGACTCAATGTCAATCACCATGCCCGGCCCGGCCGTATTAATGGCGCAGATGGCATCGGCACCGGCATCTTCACACGCCTTTGCAATACCGGCAATATCCGGGGCCGCCGGTGTCAGTTTGGCGATCAAAGGCACATCAACCACTTTTTTAACTGCGGCCACAACATCATGGGAAGACTGGGCATTCACTCCGAAAATCATGCCGTGCTGATCTGAATTGGGGCAGGATATATTCAATTCAATAAAATCCGGTCCCTTGGCGGAAACAAACTCCGCCACCCGGACAAATTCATCCACGGACCCGCCGTAGATGCTGGCGTTTACCGGGAAATCCCGGCTCGACAGTTCCTGCCACTCCTCTTCCATGTTCAGGTAGCCCGGGGAAGGCAGGCCCACAGCATTGATCATGCCGTTGCCAAGATCAATGACCGTTGGGTTTTTATGGCCCTCCCGGGGGGCAGGCCCAATGGACTTCATGGTGGGAAGACCGCATCCGTTTTCCCAAACCCTTTCTAAAATGGCTTTATTGTTGCCGAGCACACCCGATGCCAATACCAGGGGCGTGTGAAGGTTTTTTCCTAAAAAACTGATTTGCATCGATATCCTTTGGCTTATGTTATCTTCCAGGGCCTTATTTAATCCAAAACGCTGCAAGAGAATAAAGCAGCGCTTTTCCTTATCCTAAAGGGTTACCTATGGCTTTTTTACCACGCCTTCACAAAGTTGGGTAGCCATCATTTATAAATAAGAATCTGCTTTTTGACGCCAAAGCATAAAAAACCGCCATGGCCGGGCGGGGGCATTCGCCCCAAAAACCGGATTATCGAGTAACAGCAATTTAACGATTCTGTTTTATTGCCAGCGGTCAATCAACCATTCTTTGGATCTCTTCCACAATTTCAGGGTTTGCCAGGGTCATCACATTACCGACATCACCGTTGTTGGAGATGGCTCCGAGTACTCGCCGCATGAGTTTTCCTGATCTGGTCTTTGGCATATCAGGAACGATCCAGACATTCTTACACTTGGCGATCTTACCAATCTGGACAACAATGGCATCGGCCACCTTCCGGGCAATGGCATCGGATGCTTTATAACCCGGCTTGAGTGATACATACAGCTCAGGCTCCTTGCCCTTAATGTCGTGATTGACCGGGACAACAGCAGCCTCGGCGACTTCTTCCACGGTGAGTGCCGCAGATTCAATCTCCTTGGTACCCAGACGATGGCCGGAGACATTAATAACGTCATCAATACGGCCAAGAATCCTGTAGTAACCATCCTGGGATTGAACAGCAGCATCGCCTGTGAGGTATGGCCAATCGCGCCAGTCTTTACTGTCCGGGTTTTTATTATACATACCGAAATAGGCGTCGACAAAACGCCGGCGGTCGCCCCAGATGGTCTGGAAGCAGCCTGGCCATGGATTCTGGATGCAGATGTTACCAGCCTTGCCGGAACCGGCTGGAATCTCATTGCCTTCATCGTCAAATATGATGGGATGGATACCTGGAACGCCTGGTCCTGCACTGCCGGGCTTCATCGGAGCCATTCCAGGGACGGTACTGCAGAGGAAACCGCCCGTCTCCGTCTGCCAGTAAGTATCCACGATAACCGCTTCTCCTTTGCCGATCTCCTTCTGATACCAGCGCCAGACCTCGGGTTCAATGGGCTCACCAACCGTTGTCATGTGCTTGAAGTGATATTCATACTTGGCAGGCTCATCGGGCCCGACCTTTCTTAGCGCGCGGATGGCTGTCGGTGCCGTGTGAAAGAGATTGACATCGAGTTCCTGGGCAATTCTCCAGGAGCGTCCGGGATCAGGATAGGTGGGCACACCCTCGTAAATAACAGTTGAAGCACAGATAGACAATGGGCCGTAGACAATGAAAGAGTGGCCTGTGATCCAACCGATATCGGCCATACACCAGTAGACATCTTCAGGGTGGATGTCCAGGATATATTTTGACATGGCCGCGACATAGGACAGGTATCCGCCGGTGCCGTGCTGACACCCCTTGGGTTTACCTGTGGTACCGCTGGTGTACATAAGGAAAAGCGGCTCTTCGGCCAGCATCTGCTCGGGCTCAACACGTTGGCCGTAATATTTCTTTATTTCGTCATTAACTACGACATCCCGGCCCTCAACCAGGGGTGCCTGACTGGACATCTTGCCTGGATAGCGCTGCCAGATTAACAGCTTGTCTACCTTTTGGCCCATATCTTCCGCCAGTTTACAGGCTTCATCATCCACAGCTTTATGGTCTAAAAGTTTACCCGACCGGTAGTAGGCGTCCATGGTAATGAGAACCCGTGAATTAGAATCTTCTATCCTGTCTGCGCAGGCACTGGCGGAGAAACCGCCGAATACCATGGAGTGAATAACCCCCAACCGGGCACAGGCCAGCATGGTGATGGGCAACTCAACCGACATGGGCATATGGATTGTGGCACGGTCACCGCGTTTTAAACCGGCCGTATCACGGAGGAGAGCGGCAAATTCATTAACGCGGATGTAGAGTTCCTGGTATGTTATGTGACCAGTACATTCCTCTTCCGGCTCAGGTACAAAGTGAATGGCAGTCTTGTTTTTGTTCGCCTTGAGATGACGATCAATGCAGTTATAGCTGGCATTGAGCTTTCCGCCTTTAAACCATTTCCAGCATGGGGTGTCGCTTGTGTCCAAGACCTCATCCCAATACTTGTACCATGTTAAAAGTTCTGCGAATTCTGTATAGTAATCTGGAAAATTATCTAGGTTGAAACGATCAAAGATCGTTTCGTCTGTCAGATTCGCCTGGCCTGTGAAGGTTGGGGAGGGGTAAAAATAATCCTCTTCCTGCCAATGAACGGCGATTTCCGCCTCTGACGTTGCCTGAACTTTCTTTTCGTCACTCATACCTATGCTCCTTTGAAGTATTTGGTTAACGAAGCTAAATCCAATACAACATATATTTGTGGCGGCATAAAAGTATTGATTTTGCAATTGGGTTAAACAAAGGGTTAAGGGAAATTGATATGTCATTTGTGGCGGCCTGCCGGGGTGACGATTCCTAAAAGATATGTTATTTTTACACAAGGGAAGACGGCTTTAAACGATTGGAGGCAAGTGATTATGCCAGGGGCGAGGGCGAGTTCTCGTCGAAGACCTGTCAGGGCTGCCGGGCGGCAGTCTGGAAAATATGGAATGCAATAATGAATAAAACGGGATTGATTTTTGATGCGAAATATTTACAGCATGTGACGGGAAAAGGTCACCCGGAGTGCCCTGAACGGTTGGTGGCTATTCTGAATGGTTTGAAGTCGTCCGGTATATTGGAGAAACTGGTATTGATCAAGGCTGAACCTGCTGATCAGCGTTGGATTGAAATGGTGCATGATATACGCTATATCATGCGGTTCGAAGAGGCTTGTATCATGGGGATGCCTGACTTTGACCACCAGGACAACGCTATCTGCCGGGATACCTATGATACCGCCTTGCTGGCGGCGGGTGGTGTTCTCTGTGCCATTGATAAAATGATGGAAGGAGAGGTAAACAATGCGTTTTGTGCGGTGAGGCCTCCGGGACACCACGCGGAGGAACATCAGGCCATGGGGTTCTGCTATTTCAATAATGTTGCCATCGGAGCACGCTATCTGCAGCGGAACTGGGGCGTTGGGCGCGTTGCCATAATCGATTTTGATGTCCACCACGGTAACGGTACGCAGCATACCTTCGAAAAGGATGATACAGTGTTTTATTACTCCATCCACGAGCACCCGTCTTTTGCTTACCCCGGAACGGGGCGGGAGTTTGAAGAGGGTGTGGCAACGGGGCTTGGTTTTACCTGTAACACCCCGGTATTACCCGGGCAGGGAGATAGTGAATACAAAAGAAAAATCACCACGGATATGGTGCCGGCGTTAAAAAAATTCAAACCGGAGGTCCTGATCTTATCGGCTGGTTTTGATGCCCATGCTTCTGATCTTATGTCCGGGATGAACCTTACAGCCGATGGGTACGATTTCATCAATGAGACAATTGTCAATGTTGCAAATCAATATACAGACGGCAGGATAATATCTGTCCTCGAGGGGGGATATAATCTTGAGGTACTGTCCAAACTGGTTGTCGATCATGTGAAGATGTTAGCTGGAATATAAGCGAAATAAAGAGAGATTGCCAATAATAATGGAGGGATTATGTTTGTAAGTGAATCCATGAGTACCGATCTTATTACCATAGGTCCGAAGGAAAAATTATCGGTGGTGTGGCAGGCAATGACGGAAAACAACATTCGCCATGTTCCTGTTGTTGATGACGACGATAACTTGATAGGCATCGTATCGGACCGTGACATGCGTGATGCCATGCCGTCGAAGTTGTTACCGGAGGATGAGTATAAGGCGTCCTACGGGAAACTTATGGAACATCGTGTAGAAGAAATAATGACACCTGACCCCACGACAATTTCGGTATATTTTACCCTGCAGGATACCCTTATAATCATGGGTCGAAAGAAAAAGGTGGGTGCCTTACCCGTCGTGGACGAAGAGGGCAAGCTCAGGGGCATCATGTCAACAAGGGATCTGATGAGCGCCTTTGTCAATATCATGGGTATTGGAGACCCCGGTTCATTGCTGTGTATCCTGGTGAAAGAAGAATATGGGCAGATGAAAAAGATCATCGATATCGTAGCAGAAGAGAAGGTCTCGTTGGGCAGTGTACTTGTGGCAAAATATTGGGATAAAGAAAAACGAGCGGTCTTCCCCTATCTGTTGACCAATAATGTGGCAACAATAAAAAAAAAGCTCACCGAGCTGGGATTTGAACTCTTTGATCCAATGAAGTGGTATCTTGATCACCTATCAAAGAAGATGGACTAATGCTGGAGGGTACTATCGCACTACAGCAATTGTTGCGTCCGGATCACACGGATTGGTGCAAACAGCCAGGAAAAGAGCTAGGCATGTTTTTTTGATATAACAGCCATGGGCTGGGCTGACATATCAGTCTCCAGGCACAGCCCACAACAAAAAATGAAAGTCACTTAGCATCTTTATATGAAAGAACTGAACCAACCGGTTAGTTTCTTTCATGATTTATTGTGGTCCAACCTCGGTGAAAGACCAGGTCGGCCATGGCCGTTATTGGAACTTTCATCTAAAGATCCTGAAAGGCAACATGCGCCTATCCTTTAAAACTTGTCGTAAAATATCATATCATCTTCCACACCCATCTCGTAAAGGCTGTCAATAACCGAATCAATCATGGGCGGCGGACCGCACAGGTAATACTCAATCTCAGCCGGATCTTCGTGGGTGCTTAAGTATGTATCCACAAGATAGGTGTTGATAAACCCGGTCTGCCCGGTCCAGTTGTCTTCCGGGTCGGGGGCGGACAGCGCCACATGGTAGGAGAAATTGGGATATTTTTCCACAAGTTCTTTAAAATCTTCGTCATAAAACATCTCTTTAATGGATCTGGCCCCGTACCAGTAGGAGATCCTGCGGCCGGAATTGATCCCGTCCAGCTGGTGCAGAATATGGGAACGCAAAGGCGCCATACCGGCACCACCGCCGATAAAGCACATTTCCCGCTCCGTGTCCCTTGCCATAAAGTCCCCGTAAGGACCTGACACCATGACCCGGTCCCCGGGTTCAAGCCCGAACACGTAAGATGAACCAAATCCCGGGGGAATGCCTTCGGTGCCCGGCGGCGGCGTTGCAATGCGCACATTGAGCATGAGGATCTCTTTATCATGGGGCGGATTGGCCAGGGAATAGGCCCTGAATCCAGGCTTTATACCCTTGGACGTCAGGTCTAAAAGCCTATACTTTTTCCATTCGCTGACATACTTGCTTGCAATATGAAAATTTTTAAAATCAACTTCATATTCCGGCACGTCAATCTGGATATAGGCCCCGGCCTTGAAATCAAAGGGTTCTGAAGGGCGCAGCACAAGCTCTTTGATAAAGGTGGCCACATTTTGATTGGATACCACTTCGGCTTCGACCTTTTTAATGCCGAAAATGGATTCAGGGACCTCAATGGCAAGGTCCTCTTTGACCTTAAGCTGGCAGGAGAGCCGAACCCCTTCCGCCTTTTCCTTGCGACTTAAATGCGACAGTTCTGTGGGCAATACACTGCCGCCGCCTTCGGTCACTTTGCACCGGCACATCCCGCAGGACCCGGACCCGCCGCAGGCCGAGGGCAGAAAAATATCTTCACCGGACAAAGCAGACAAAAGGGTCGGATTGCCTGCAATTTTTAATGCATCTTCTGCCTTGCCGTTGATGGTCACCACATGTTCTCCCTTTGTGGTAACCTTTGCTTCCACAAACAAAAGCACGGCAACCAGGATACCGATAACAACGGTAAACACCACAATGCTGATAATATAAATCAAGGAAAAACCTCCTTATAGGGTGATGCCTGAAAACATCATGAACGTCATGGCCATCAATCCGGCAATGATCATGGTAAACCCAAAACCCTGGAGCCCCTCCGGCACATCCGAATACCGGGCCTTTTTCCGGATGGCGGCCATGGTGACAATGGCCAGCATCCAGCCGGTACCGGACCCCGCACCAAACACAATGGACTCAATAAAGGTGTAATTGCGCTCCACCATAAAAAGACTGGTACCCAAAATGGCACAGTTTACGGCTATCAAGGGTAAAAATACCCCCAGGGTTGCGTAAAGGTTGGGCGAATACCGGTCAATGACCATCTCCACGGCCTGGACCAGGGCGGCAATCACGGCAATGAAGGTAATGAATTTCAAAAAGCTTAAATCAAGATCGGGAAATCCCAACCAGGACAAAGCACCCGGCGCCAGAAATCCGTGATAGATGATCCAGTTGACCGGACTTGTCACAGACAACACAAAAATAACGGCAAATCCCAATCCTGCAGCCGTATCCACATTTTTAGATACCGCAATAAAGGAACACATCCCAAGGAAATAGGCCAGAAGGATGTTGCCGATGAAAACGGAATTGATAAACAGACTGAACAAATCACCCATGACAGCTCCTTATTTTTTTTGGCTTGATATGCCGGGTAAAGAATTTTTCAGCCACACCAGAAGGCCGATGACAAAAAAGGCGCCAGGGGCCAGTACCATCAACCCCATATTCTGAAAGCCAAGGTCATACATAAATCCGGGTACCACCTGGAATCCTAAAAATTTCCCTGATCCCAGAAGCTCTCTGATAAAGGCCACCACCACAAGAATCAACCCATACCCAAGGCCGTTGGCAATGCCGTCCACAAAAGAGTCAATGGGGTCATTGGCAAGGGCAAAGGCTTCGGCACGGCCCAGAACAATACAGTTGGTGATAATCAATCCCACAAAAATGGAGAGCTGTTTGGAGATGTCATAGAAATAGGCTTTGAGCACCTGGTCGGTAACAATCACCAGGGTGGAGATGACGGCCAGCTCCACAATGATCCGGATGTTGGAGGGAATGATCTTTCTCATGGATGAAATAATCAGGGACGAGCAGGCGGTGACAGCGGTCAGGGCCAGGGCCATGACAATGGCCGTGGACATCTTCACGGTTACGGCCAGGGCAGAACAGATCCCCAGCACCTGGTAGGCCACAGGGTTCTGGCTCCATATCCCCTTGATCAAAATATCTTGGTATTCACTTTTGGATTTAACGCTCATGATTCACCTTTTGCAAATTTCAGTCATGGGATGGGCCCGCACCTTCCGCCTTCAATTGTTTCTGCCGGAAGGTGACCGAAACCCCCTCATACTTCATCAGGGTATTTTTAATGCCTTCGGACAGATACCGGCCCGTCAGGGTGGCGCCGGAGATACCGTCCACATAGTTTGTTTGTTTATCTTTGGGCAGCTCCCCGGCTTTTCCCTTGGCGATGCCGATGGAGACAAACTTATCCTGGGAATTGAGAATCTTTTTACCCTTGAAATTTTTCTGGAACCAGGCGCTTTCGATCTCTCCGCCAAGCCCCGGGGTTTCAGAGTGGCTGAACACCGAAAATCCCGAAACGGTCTCTCCGTCATTTTCAAAGGCCAGGTATCCATGGATTTTCCCCCACAGCCCCCGGGTATTGATGGGCACGATATAACCGGAAATATTGTTCAGATCATGGCTGTCCCCAGCGCCCCGGGCATGGACAAAGTAGAGATGCATGCTGTCAGTGTCCTGGGTTTCCATCACTTGCCCCTCACGATTCACCACCACCTCTTCAATTCGTTCGTCATACAGGGCGCTGATGGTCTCCTTCTCAGGTTTTTCCCCGGTAGCGACAAGGCCTGCCGCCCGCAACAGATTGACTTTTTTGTCCAGGGCCATGTTCTCCTGCTGCCGGGCCTTAAACCCCGTTGCCGCCGCCGTAATCAAAAGGCTGCACACCACGGACAGAATAAGTGCAAAAAGGATGACATGGGCTTTTGAATTTTTCTCAGACATTGGGAATCCTCTTTGATGATTTATACTTGATTACCAGGTGATCCAGCAACGGAGCAAACACGTTCATAAACAGGATCGCCAGCATCACCCCCTCCATGAACGCCGGGTTGCCCACCCGGATGATCACGGTAAAAAAACCAATGGCAATCCCGAAAATCCAGCGGCCCGGGTTTGTGCCCGGTGCGGAGACCGGATCGGTGGCCATAAATGAGATGCCGAACAAGAACCCTCCGGCACACAAATGGTAAAGGGGCCCGGCATTGGACCAACTCTCCTCTCCCCCGGGGATCAGATAGACGATAAAACTTGTAACAACAAGCCCCGCAATGCCGCCGATAATAATTCTGTAATTGGCAATACGGGTCACCATTAGAATGGCGGCACCGATCAGGCAGCAGAGTGCAGAGGTTTCCCCCACACTGCCCGGCACAAACCCCGTGAAAAGCTGTCCCAGGGTATACCCTGCATCACCCAGGGCGGTTATAATGGACTGACTGCCGGAACCGGTCACGGCAAGTGCCGTGGCCCCGGTCACGCCGTCCACCAGCTGCTTGCCCGCCACCCAGACATCCCCGGACATGGAGACCGGGTAGGAGAAAAACAAAAAGGCACGGCCGGTCAGTGCCGGGTTAAGGATATTGCGGCCGGTTCCGCCAAATACCTCCTTGCCGATGACCACCCCGAAAGAGATACCCAAGGCAACCTGCCACAAAGGAATGGTGGGCGGCAGGGTCAAAGGAAAAA contains:
- a CDS encoding esterase-like activity of phytase family protein; translation: MKKLVAAAAGLMLSLCPVAVFANGHGLIMKDSHHKNTAQQRFHHVGTFDVMAGNGSGVAEIVDVTGNGKQLVYTDGENGAIGFVNIADPANPVGQGTVSVGGEPTSLVVLDPLVLVGVNTSDSYDNPSGQLVVVHRKTRRIVAVHELGGQPDSLALAPDHKRAAIVIENERDEDLNDGLLPQLPSGTLLIVDLRGAAANWKITEADLSDVKDAAFAGSDLEAEYVDINRRNQAVVTFQENNHLAIVDLVTGKTVNQFSAGSVVLNHVDTEENDLIEFNSRIEKRAEPDAVAWINNNFFATANEGDYEDKDGEEGGSRGFTIFNTKGEAVYDSAESFELWLASMGHYNEGRSENKGCEPEAVEVGVYGKNQTLLFVGSERCNAVGVYYLTKSGGVKPLQVLPTGIGPEGLKAIPQRNLFVASTEEMDLAKDGIATMINIYQLKKGAPAYPMIRSASDDDGVPIPWVALSGLAGDPENPDILYAVSDSFLAQGFVYTIDVSQKPALIVDRLPVTGAGEDLDLEGVAVGPDGSFWVCSEGNAKGDDGRPNLILNVNPETGGVLSKVKLPEELESKARKNGFEGIAVTGNAGAEVVYVAIQRAWPDSGDTDKVHTKIGRYDVATGAWSFVYYPLEAEGNGGWIGLSELTLLPDGTFAVIERDKGWGPSTGLNAELKAVYGVDLAAAEFRTLADADGLVTLDKRLLGDLLPKMTDASIWTAEKLEGLAVAADGQAYAVTDNDGVDDATGETLFLRLGFWKK
- the pyrE gene encoding orotate phosphoribosyltransferase; translated protein: MNYKEEFIEFLVECNALKFGEFELKSGRIAPYFINTGMFDTGAKIQKLGTYYAKAINAHFKDNFHGIYGPAYKGIPLCITAASALADMGIDKGYVFNRKEAKTYADKSAVVGMPLSSDTRLILVDDVITSGKAIRESLEVLKGCNDPQVCGIIISVNRQEKGKTDKNALAEVADTLGIPIFAIVTIREIIDFLHNREVAGKIVLDDPMKAKIETYLKTYGADR
- a CDS encoding dihydroorotate dehydrogenase electron transfer subunit, yielding MITQLMPAMVKVAEKEVHSPEFATLYINESIDFKPGRFVMVWIPGVDEKPYTISHHSPDRFGITVEAKGLFSKKAVSLGPGDKIGIRGPFGNGFNMGIGYKRVAVVAGGCGMAPLAPLVEAFQSADGPEIQLIQGARSKSFLLYPDRFTANAEICTDDGSKGYKGFVTDILVRKIEDLSAASAPGFDMVYACGPEIMMAKVFEICEAHGIPCQVSLERYMRCGFGVCGACVCGHAVVCKDGPVFGSKMLRTMEDFNTRALLKTGQPVPLNEYATWRCQ
- a CDS encoding dihydroorotate dehydrogenase — protein: MQISFLGKNLHTPLVLASGVLGNNKAILERVWENGCGLPTMKSIGPAPREGHKNPTVIDLGNGMINAVGLPSPGYLNMEEEWQELSSRDFPVNASIYGGSVDEFVRVAEFVSAKGPDFIELNISCPNSDQHGMIFGVNAQSSHDVVAAVKKVVDVPLIAKLTPAAPDIAGIAKACEDAGADAICAINTAGPGMVIDIESRQPVLAFKKGGLSGPMIKPVAVRCVYDIFRSVSIPIIGLGGISTGKDALEIIMAGATLVGIGTAVRYRGITVFDKVNKEIDDWLAARDTTMEEIRGAAHREAL
- the acs gene encoding acetate--CoA ligase gives rise to the protein MSDEKKVQATSEAEIAVHWQEEDYFYPSPTFTGQANLTDETIFDRFNLDNFPDYYTEFAELLTWYKYWDEVLDTSDTPCWKWFKGGKLNASYNCIDRHLKANKNKTAIHFVPEPEEECTGHITYQELYIRVNEFAALLRDTAGLKRGDRATIHMPMSVELPITMLACARLGVIHSMVFGGFSASACADRIEDSNSRVLITMDAYYRSGKLLDHKAVDDEACKLAEDMGQKVDKLLIWQRYPGKMSSQAPLVEGRDVVVNDEIKKYYGQRVEPEQMLAEEPLFLMYTSGTTGKPKGCQHGTGGYLSYVAAMSKYILDIHPEDVYWCMADIGWITGHSFIVYGPLSICASTVIYEGVPTYPDPGRSWRIAQELDVNLFHTAPTAIRALRKVGPDEPAKYEYHFKHMTTVGEPIEPEVWRWYQKEIGKGEAVIVDTYWQTETGGFLCSTVPGMAPMKPGSAGPGVPGIHPIIFDDEGNEIPAGSGKAGNICIQNPWPGCFQTIWGDRRRFVDAYFGMYNKNPDSKDWRDWPYLTGDAAVQSQDGYYRILGRIDDVINVSGHRLGTKEIESAALTVEEVAEAAVVPVNHDIKGKEPELYVSLKPGYKASDAIARKVADAIVVQIGKIAKCKNVWIVPDMPKTRSGKLMRRVLGAISNNGDVGNVMTLANPEIVEEIQRMVD